The Candidatus Binatia bacterium genome includes the window TCGCACTGGTCTTCGGCAAGCCGTCTTGCTCCCCGAGAACCACTTCCGTCGTCAGCCCGAGCACCTCGCTGTACGCCGGGGCGCAGATGACGGTCGACACATCATCGTTGCGCGCAATGAAGCTGCGCGACACCACGACATAGAACCCCGGCTTGTCGCCGCGCTCCGCCACGCGCTCGCGCGTGCGATAGATCTCGCCGCGGTTCATGAACCCGCTTGCTCGGCGATCAACGCCCGCGCCTGCCGCGACAGGCGCTGCCGATGCTTGC containing:
- a CDS encoding type II toxin-antitoxin system PemK/MazF family toxin produces the protein MNRGEIYRTRERVAERGDKPGFYVVVSRSFIARNDDVSTVICAPAYSEVLGLTTEVVLGEQDGLPKTSAIRCDFLTLMFKSKLTHFVGMLPAAKLVELDRALACALDLRWDY